The Aquila chrysaetos chrysaetos chromosome 6, bAquChr1.4, whole genome shotgun sequence genome window below encodes:
- the HACD2 gene encoding very-long-chain (3R)-3-hydroxyacyl-CoA dehydratase 2 isoform X2 — translation MSRVFLTWAVTHSVKEVQTEDSVLLFVVAWTITEIIRYSFYTFSLLNHLPYLIKWARYTLFIILYPMGVSGELLTIYAALPFVRQSGLYSISLPNKYNFSFDYYTFLILVMISYIPIFPQLYFHMLHQRRKVLSHTEEHKKSE, via the exons ATGTCAAGGGTTTTCCTGACGTGGGCAGTAACACATAGTGTAAAAGAG gTACAAACTGAAGATAGTGTCCTGTTGTTTGTGGTGGCCTGGACAATCACTGAGATAATCCGTTAttctttttatacttttagCTTGTTAAACCATCTCCCTTATCTCATCAAATGGGCCAG GTACACTTTGTTTATAATATTGTATCCAATGGGAGTCTCAGGTGAATTACTCACAATATATGCTGCATTACCCTTCGTCAGGCAGTCTGGCTTGTATTCCATTAGTTTACCTAACAagtacaatttttcttttgactaCTATACATTCCTGATCCTGGTTATGATCTCTTACATTCCAA tctttcctcagctgtattttcatatgCTACATCAGAGGCGAAAGGTACTTTCCCACACTGAAGAACACAAGAAGTCGGAGTAA